In one window of Gossypium hirsutum isolate 1008001.06 chromosome A01, Gossypium_hirsutum_v2.1, whole genome shotgun sequence DNA:
- the LOC107933930 gene encoding persulfide dioxygenase ETHE1 homolog, mitochondrial isoform X1, whose amino-acid sequence MLLNVGTSIRSATRFSPFIITHSSPSSPSSFCFSFSPKQTVSFTLQSSQMASFTTLSQSPPKLLFRQLFEKESSTYTYLLADCSHPDKPALLIDPVDRTVDRDLNLVKELGLKLIYAMNTHVHADHVTGTGLIKGKVPGVKSVISKASGSKADVFVEAGDKISFGDLFLEVRATPGHTMGCVTYVTGAGPDQPQPRMAFTGDALLIRGCGRTDFQGGSSQQLYKSVHSQIFTLPKETLLYPAHDYKGFSVTTVGEEMLYNPRLTKDEETFKNIMENLNLAYPKMIDVAVPANMVCGLQDLEPKAD is encoded by the exons ATGCTGCTTAACGTGGGTACTTCCATAAGATCAGCTACTCGATTTTCTCCTTTCATTATAACCCATTCTTCTCCTTCATCTCCTTCTTCGTTTTGTTTCAGTTTCTCTCCAAAGCAAACCGTCTCTTTTACTCTACAATCATCGCAAATGGCGTCTTTTACTACGTTATCTCAATCGCCTCCAAAGCTATTGTTTCGTCAGTTGTTCGAGAAAGAATCATCTACTTATACTTACCTTCTTGCTGATTGTTCCCACCCTGATAAACCAGCGCTT TTGATTGACCCTGTAGACAGGACTGTTGATAGAGATTTAAATTTGGTTAAAGAATTGGGGCTGAAGCTTATTTATGCTATGAACACTCATGTACATGCTGATCATGTTACTGGAACTGGCCTCATCAAG GGCAAGGTGCCTGGTGTCAAATCCGTTATTTCAAAGGCCAGTGGTTCCAAGGCTGATGTTTTTGTTGAAGCTGGTGACAAAATCTCTTTTGGGGATCTCTTTCTTGAG GTCCGTGCTACTCCTGGTCATACAATGGGTTGTGTTACCTATGTCACGGGAGCTGGACCAGATCAACCTCAGCCAAGGATGGCTTTCACAGGAGATGCTCTGTTGATAAGGGGATGTGGGAGGACAGATTTTCAG GGTGGAAGTTCACAGCAACTCTACAAGTCAGTGCATTCACAG ATTTTTACATTACCGAAAGAGACATTGCTATATCCAGCTCATGACTACAAAGGATTCTCA GTAACCACTGTGGGAGAGGAGATGCTATATAATCCACGCTTGACAAAGGATGAG gagactttcaaaaatatcatGGAAA ATCTTAACTTGGCATATCCTAAGATGATTGATGTTGCAGTGCCAGCAAATATGGTTTGTGGGTTGCAAGATTTGGAACCTAAAGCCGATTGA
- the LOC107933930 gene encoding persulfide dioxygenase ETHE1 homolog, mitochondrial isoform X4, with protein MLLNVGTSIRSATRFSPFIITHSSPSSPSSFCFSFSPKQTVSFTLQSSQMASFTTLSQSPPKLLFRQLFEKESSTYTYLLADCSHPDKPALLIDPVDRTVDRDLNLVKELGLKLIYAMNTHVHADHVTGTGLIKGKVPGVKSVISKASGSKADVFVEAGDKISFGDLFLEGGSSQQLYKSVHSQIFTLPKETLLYPAHDYKGFSVTTVGEEMLYNPRLTKDEETFKNIMENLNLAYPKMIDVAVPANMVCGLQDLEPKAD; from the exons ATGCTGCTTAACGTGGGTACTTCCATAAGATCAGCTACTCGATTTTCTCCTTTCATTATAACCCATTCTTCTCCTTCATCTCCTTCTTCGTTTTGTTTCAGTTTCTCTCCAAAGCAAACCGTCTCTTTTACTCTACAATCATCGCAAATGGCGTCTTTTACTACGTTATCTCAATCGCCTCCAAAGCTATTGTTTCGTCAGTTGTTCGAGAAAGAATCATCTACTTATACTTACCTTCTTGCTGATTGTTCCCACCCTGATAAACCAGCGCTT TTGATTGACCCTGTAGACAGGACTGTTGATAGAGATTTAAATTTGGTTAAAGAATTGGGGCTGAAGCTTATTTATGCTATGAACACTCATGTACATGCTGATCATGTTACTGGAACTGGCCTCATCAAG GGCAAGGTGCCTGGTGTCAAATCCGTTATTTCAAAGGCCAGTGGTTCCAAGGCTGATGTTTTTGTTGAAGCTGGTGACAAAATCTCTTTTGGGGATCTCTTTCTTGAG GGTGGAAGTTCACAGCAACTCTACAAGTCAGTGCATTCACAG ATTTTTACATTACCGAAAGAGACATTGCTATATCCAGCTCATGACTACAAAGGATTCTCA GTAACCACTGTGGGAGAGGAGATGCTATATAATCCACGCTTGACAAAGGATGAG gagactttcaaaaatatcatGGAAA ATCTTAACTTGGCATATCCTAAGATGATTGATGTTGCAGTGCCAGCAAATATGGTTTGTGGGTTGCAAGATTTGGAACCTAAAGCCGATTGA
- the LOC107933930 gene encoding persulfide dioxygenase ETHE1 homolog, mitochondrial isoform X3: MLLNVGTSIRSATRFSPFIITHSSPSSPSSFCFSFSPKQTVSFTLQSSQMASFTTLSQSPPKLLFRQLFEKESSTYTYLLADCSHPDKPALLIDPVDRTVDRDLNLVKELGLKLIYAMNTHVHADHVTGTGLIKGKVPGVKSVISKASGSKADVFVEAGDKISFGDLFLEVRATPGHTMGCVTYVTGAGPDQPQPRMAFTGDALLIRGCGRTDFQGGSSQQLYKSVHSQIFTLPKETLLYPAHDYKGFSVTTVGEEMLYNPRLTKDEILTWHILR; encoded by the exons ATGCTGCTTAACGTGGGTACTTCCATAAGATCAGCTACTCGATTTTCTCCTTTCATTATAACCCATTCTTCTCCTTCATCTCCTTCTTCGTTTTGTTTCAGTTTCTCTCCAAAGCAAACCGTCTCTTTTACTCTACAATCATCGCAAATGGCGTCTTTTACTACGTTATCTCAATCGCCTCCAAAGCTATTGTTTCGTCAGTTGTTCGAGAAAGAATCATCTACTTATACTTACCTTCTTGCTGATTGTTCCCACCCTGATAAACCAGCGCTT TTGATTGACCCTGTAGACAGGACTGTTGATAGAGATTTAAATTTGGTTAAAGAATTGGGGCTGAAGCTTATTTATGCTATGAACACTCATGTACATGCTGATCATGTTACTGGAACTGGCCTCATCAAG GGCAAGGTGCCTGGTGTCAAATCCGTTATTTCAAAGGCCAGTGGTTCCAAGGCTGATGTTTTTGTTGAAGCTGGTGACAAAATCTCTTTTGGGGATCTCTTTCTTGAG GTCCGTGCTACTCCTGGTCATACAATGGGTTGTGTTACCTATGTCACGGGAGCTGGACCAGATCAACCTCAGCCAAGGATGGCTTTCACAGGAGATGCTCTGTTGATAAGGGGATGTGGGAGGACAGATTTTCAG GGTGGAAGTTCACAGCAACTCTACAAGTCAGTGCATTCACAG ATTTTTACATTACCGAAAGAGACATTGCTATATCCAGCTCATGACTACAAAGGATTCTCA GTAACCACTGTGGGAGAGGAGATGCTATATAATCCACGCTTGACAAAGGATGAG ATCTTAACTTGGCATATCCTAAGATGA
- the LOC107933930 gene encoding persulfide dioxygenase ETHE1 homolog, mitochondrial isoform X2, which yields MLLNVGTSIRSATRFSPFIITHSSPSSPSSFCFSFSPKQTVSFTLQSSQMASFTTLSQSPPKLLFRQLFEKESSTYTYLLADCSHPDKPALLIDPVDRTVDRDLNLVKELGLKLIYAMNTHVHADHVTGTGLIKGKVPGVKSVISKASGSKADVFVEAGDKISFGDLFLEVRATPGHTMGCVTYVTGAGPDQPQPRMAFTGDALLIRGCGRTDFQIFTLPKETLLYPAHDYKGFSVTTVGEEMLYNPRLTKDEETFKNIMENLNLAYPKMIDVAVPANMVCGLQDLEPKAD from the exons ATGCTGCTTAACGTGGGTACTTCCATAAGATCAGCTACTCGATTTTCTCCTTTCATTATAACCCATTCTTCTCCTTCATCTCCTTCTTCGTTTTGTTTCAGTTTCTCTCCAAAGCAAACCGTCTCTTTTACTCTACAATCATCGCAAATGGCGTCTTTTACTACGTTATCTCAATCGCCTCCAAAGCTATTGTTTCGTCAGTTGTTCGAGAAAGAATCATCTACTTATACTTACCTTCTTGCTGATTGTTCCCACCCTGATAAACCAGCGCTT TTGATTGACCCTGTAGACAGGACTGTTGATAGAGATTTAAATTTGGTTAAAGAATTGGGGCTGAAGCTTATTTATGCTATGAACACTCATGTACATGCTGATCATGTTACTGGAACTGGCCTCATCAAG GGCAAGGTGCCTGGTGTCAAATCCGTTATTTCAAAGGCCAGTGGTTCCAAGGCTGATGTTTTTGTTGAAGCTGGTGACAAAATCTCTTTTGGGGATCTCTTTCTTGAG GTCCGTGCTACTCCTGGTCATACAATGGGTTGTGTTACCTATGTCACGGGAGCTGGACCAGATCAACCTCAGCCAAGGATGGCTTTCACAGGAGATGCTCTGTTGATAAGGGGATGTGGGAGGACAGATTTTCAG ATTTTTACATTACCGAAAGAGACATTGCTATATCCAGCTCATGACTACAAAGGATTCTCA GTAACCACTGTGGGAGAGGAGATGCTATATAATCCACGCTTGACAAAGGATGAG gagactttcaaaaatatcatGGAAA ATCTTAACTTGGCATATCCTAAGATGATTGATGTTGCAGTGCCAGCAAATATGGTTTGTGGGTTGCAAGATTTGGAACCTAAAGCCGATTGA
- the LOC107933930 gene encoding persulfide dioxygenase ETHE1 homolog, mitochondrial isoform X5, which produces MASFTTLSQSPPKLLFRQLFEKESSTYTYLLADCSHPDKPALLIDPVDRTVDRDLNLVKELGLKLIYAMNTHVHADHVTGTGLIKGKVPGVKSVISKASGSKADVFVEAGDKISFGDLFLEVRATPGHTMGCVTYVTGAGPDQPQPRMAFTGDALLIRGCGRTDFQGGSSQQLYKSVHSQIFTLPKETLLYPAHDYKGFSVTTVGEEMLYNPRLTKDEETFKNIMENLNLAYPKMIDVAVPANMVCGLQDLEPKAD; this is translated from the exons ATGGCGTCTTTTACTACGTTATCTCAATCGCCTCCAAAGCTATTGTTTCGTCAGTTGTTCGAGAAAGAATCATCTACTTATACTTACCTTCTTGCTGATTGTTCCCACCCTGATAAACCAGCGCTT TTGATTGACCCTGTAGACAGGACTGTTGATAGAGATTTAAATTTGGTTAAAGAATTGGGGCTGAAGCTTATTTATGCTATGAACACTCATGTACATGCTGATCATGTTACTGGAACTGGCCTCATCAAG GGCAAGGTGCCTGGTGTCAAATCCGTTATTTCAAAGGCCAGTGGTTCCAAGGCTGATGTTTTTGTTGAAGCTGGTGACAAAATCTCTTTTGGGGATCTCTTTCTTGAG GTCCGTGCTACTCCTGGTCATACAATGGGTTGTGTTACCTATGTCACGGGAGCTGGACCAGATCAACCTCAGCCAAGGATGGCTTTCACAGGAGATGCTCTGTTGATAAGGGGATGTGGGAGGACAGATTTTCAG GGTGGAAGTTCACAGCAACTCTACAAGTCAGTGCATTCACAG ATTTTTACATTACCGAAAGAGACATTGCTATATCCAGCTCATGACTACAAAGGATTCTCA GTAACCACTGTGGGAGAGGAGATGCTATATAATCCACGCTTGACAAAGGATGAG gagactttcaaaaatatcatGGAAA ATCTTAACTTGGCATATCCTAAGATGATTGATGTTGCAGTGCCAGCAAATATGGTTTGTGGGTTGCAAGATTTGGAACCTAAAGCCGATTGA
- the LOC107933925 gene encoding 60S ribosomal protein L18a-like protein, with amino-acid sequence MSNEDRDRGVAVDKQQHNQYGTFQGVANYPPPRPPRPHHHNPHPQQQQHQHQQQQQHHVPTIGFPPPPSIAPPQYYPQAYQTVPGYDVAEGTPVRDKLPCCGIGFGWFLFIIGFFIGGLPWYIGFFVLLCARIDDREKAGYIACTIAALLATITIILSITIKAGGW; translated from the exons ATGAGTAATGAAGATAGAGACAGAGGTGTAGCTGTAGATAAACAGCAGCATAACCAATATGGAACATTCCAAGGAGTTGCCAACTACCCTCCTCCACGTCCTCCACGTCCCCACCACCACAACCCGCATCCGCAACAGCAACAGCACCAGCACCAGCAACAGCAACAGCACCATGTGCCAACTATTGGGTTTCCTCCACCTCCCTCTATCGCTCCTCCTCAGTATTACCCCCAAGCCTACCAGACCGTGCCGG GTTATGATGTTGCTGAAGGAACACCTGTAAGAGATAAGCTACCGTGCTGTGGCATTGGATTCGGATGGTTCTT GTTCATCATTGGTTTCTTCATTGGTGGCCTTCCCTGGTATATTGGATTCTTTGTTTTACTTTGTGCAAGGATAGACGACAGAGAGAAAGCAGGATATATTGCTTGCACAATTGCC GCCCTTCTTGCTACAATTACAATTATTCTTAGTATAACAATTAAAGCTGGTGGGTGGTAA
- the LOC107933924 gene encoding cytochrome P450 CYP72A219, translating into MEVYLVIRDLVSLLVVGLLMIWGWRALNWVWLAPKRLERCLRQQGFAGNPYRFLSGDIKELFTMSRQTRAKPMPLSDDIGPYVVPYQHQTANQYGKNSFTWFGPRPRVNITDPEKIREILNKFNDFQKVRTNPLLNLLVSGLANLEGDRWSKRRKIINPAFHQDKLKNMLPAFYQSCSDMLRKWEKMVCTEGYSELDVWPYLVDLTRDVISRSAFGSSFEEGKRIFQLLEDQLVLTIKLIQTVYIPGWRFLPTKTNREMKMKHRDIKESLREMIKRREKAIKAGEESNEDLLDILVESNIREMEAKNMGMSIEDVIEECKLFYFAGQETTSVLLVWTMVLLARYPDWQSKAREEVLHVLGDSKPDADGLNRLKVVTMILYEVLRLYPPVVELGRSVPKEIKLGNLLLPAGAEVSVPILQIHHDKDLWGDDAREFKPERLAEGVSKATKSQVTFLPFGWGPRICIGQNFAMMEAKMAMAMILQRFWFELSPSYAHSPYSRATLRPQHGAQIVLHKLGSN; encoded by the exons ATGGAAGTTTACCTTGTAATTAGAGATTTGGTTTCATTGCTTGTTGTTGGGTTATTAATGATATGGGGATGGAGAGCTTTAAACTGGGTATGGCTGGCCCCAAAAAGGCTCGAAAGGTGCTTGAGACAACAGGGTTTTGCAGGGAATCCTTACAGGTTCCTTTCTGGTGACATAAAAGAGCTCTTCACTATGAGCAGACAAACAAGAGCTAAACCTATGCCTCTTAGTGATGATATTGGGCCTTATGTTGTTCCTTATCAACATCAAACTGCCAACCAGTAtg GAAAGAATTCATTTACGTGGTTTGGTCCAAGACCAAGGGTGAACATTACGGACCCtgaaaaaataagagaaatacTTAACAAATTTAATGACTTCCAGAAGGTACGTACCAATCCACTGCTTAATTTGCTTGTAAGCGGCCTTGCTAACCTCGAAGGAGACCGATGGAGCAAGCGTAGAAAAATCATAAACCCTGCATTTCATCAAGATAAGTTGAAG AATATGTTGCCAGCATTTTATCAAAGTTGTAGTGACATGTTAAGAAAATGGGAGAAGATGGTGTGTACAGAAGGATACAGTGAGTTAGATGTGTGGCCTTATCTCGTAGATTTGACAAGAGATGTGATTTCCCGATCTGCTTTTGGAAGCAGCTTCGAAGAAGGCAAACGAATTTTCCAATTACTAGAGGACCAACTCGTTCTCACAATCAAATTAATACAAACTGTTTACATTCCAGGATGGAG GTTTTTGCCAACAAAGACAAACAGGGAGATGAAGATGAAACACAGAGACATAAAAGAGTCGCTTAGGGAAATGATAAAGAGAAGAGAGAAGGCAATTAAAGCAGGGGAAGAGAGCAATGAGGACTTGTTGGACATACTTGTGGAATCCAATATCAGAGAAATGGAAGCAAAGAATATGGGGATGAGCATTGAGGATGTGATTGAGGAATGCAAGCTGTTTTACTTTGCTGGCCAAGAGACCACTTCGGTCTTACTGGTGTGGACTATGGTTTTATTAGCAAGGTATCCCGATTGGCAAAGTAAAGCAAGAGAGGAGGTTTTGCACGTTTTGGGTGACAGTAAACCTGATGCTGATGGCCTTAATCGTCTCAAAGTT GTAACAATGATATTGTACGAGGTTCTAAGGTTGTACCCACCAGTGGTTGAGCTAGGACGTTCCGTTCCAAAAGAAATAAAACTGGGGAATTTGTTGTTACCAGCAGGAGCAGAAGTTTCGGTTCCGATCCTGCAGATCCACCATGACAAAGATCTTTGGGGTGACGACGCACGGGAATTTAAGCCAGAGCGGTTGGCGGAAGGGGTTTCCAAAGCAACAAAGAGTCAAGTCACGTTTCTGCCATTCGGATGGGGTCCTAGGATCTGTATTGGCCAAAATTTTGCCATGATGGAAGCCAAAATGGCGATGGCTATGATTCTCCAACGCTTCTGGTTCGAGCTTTCCCCTTCCTATGCTCACTCTCCTTACAGCAGGGCAACTCTTCGTCCACAGCATGGTGCACAGATAGTTTTACATAAACTTGGCTCTAATTGA